From a single Arthrobacter sp. SLBN-112 genomic region:
- a CDS encoding heme o synthase, whose product MTATVSTTDTPLNASRASGAGFARKAKAYLALTKPRVIELLLVSTLPTMIYAERGFPSIGLILATLVGGAFAAGSAGAFNCYIDRDIDKLMHRTENRPLVTGEVTPREALVFSWLLGAASIVILWFGANPLSAWLGLAAIFFYVVIYTMILKRRTAQNIVWGGAAGCFPVLIAWAAVTNSVEWPAVILFMVIFLWTPPHYWPLSMRYGEDYRNANVPMLGAIAGAKVVSVQVVLYAWAMVACSLLMIPGGGAGWVYTVTAILAGAWFLYESHALYARAQREDIQDKRAMKVFHGSISYLTLLFIALAVDPFVGHAIIAG is encoded by the coding sequence GTGACTGCCACCGTGAGCACTACAGATACGCCGCTGAACGCATCCCGGGCCTCCGGCGCCGGGTTTGCCCGTAAGGCCAAGGCGTATCTCGCCCTCACCAAGCCACGCGTGATCGAACTGCTCCTGGTCAGCACCCTGCCCACGATGATCTATGCCGAACGGGGCTTCCCGTCCATCGGGTTGATCCTGGCCACGCTGGTTGGCGGCGCCTTTGCAGCCGGCAGCGCAGGCGCGTTCAACTGCTACATCGACCGCGACATCGACAAGCTGATGCACCGTACGGAAAACCGGCCCCTGGTCACCGGCGAAGTCACCCCGCGGGAGGCCCTGGTCTTCTCCTGGCTGCTGGGCGCGGCCTCGATCGTGATCCTTTGGTTCGGCGCCAATCCTCTCTCGGCCTGGCTTGGGCTGGCCGCCATCTTCTTCTACGTTGTCATCTACACGATGATCCTCAAGCGGCGCACTGCGCAGAACATCGTCTGGGGCGGTGCCGCCGGCTGCTTCCCGGTGCTGATTGCGTGGGCTGCCGTCACCAACTCCGTCGAGTGGCCGGCGGTCATCCTGTTCATGGTGATCTTCCTGTGGACCCCGCCGCACTACTGGCCCCTGTCCATGCGCTACGGCGAGGACTACCGGAACGCCAACGTCCCCATGCTCGGAGCCATCGCCGGCGCCAAGGTGGTGTCCGTCCAGGTGGTCCTGTACGCCTGGGCCATGGTGGCCTGCTCGCTGCTGATGATTCCGGGCGGAGGTGCCGGTTGGGTCTACACCGTCACCGCCATCCTTGCCGGTGCATGGTTCCTTTACGAATCACACGCCCTTTACGCCCGCGCCCAGCGCGAGGACATCCAGGACAAGCGCGCCATGAAGGTGTTCCACGGTTCCATCAGCTACCTCACCCTGCTGTTCATCGCCCTGGCGGTGGACCCGTTCGTCGGGCATGCAATCATCGCCGGTTAG